A genomic window from Flavobacterium johnsoniae includes:
- a CDS encoding RagB/SusD family nutrient uptake outer membrane protein, whose translation MKHIYITLLSLMMLTVTSCEDYTDVTPKGALVIETPEQFLELVSLPNRGYPINNFQYLSDDQWMREANVIGRTPNIDIINFTFDESVDRVSLLTGSSFYNQAYTYINRWNTIISLVDNSKGDESIKQLAKAEAKIFRAYDHFLLINTYAKGYDPQTAATDGGICIMDKFDLEAQPTKSTVAQVYDFIQKDIEDALPYIKEKPVDVYHPSLAFAYAFKAKVHLFKREIAQAQAAAEKSLTYNNQIFDLVAYNAQGGPTAVAVPAANNVEVLSYMYMTGYNEMNFAQSYIISPELRALFGTNDARFNLFFNSTSTTNLDIGSGTAYWATQYTRFFYPTVGMKTPEVYLILAECYARDNKLAEAVDVLNKLRAKRIVSGTVNLTVPATRKETMQLVINERRKELLLGFNRFFDLKRLNTETEYAKTVTRVFPIVNKTVPQKTYTLQPNSRLYIVPFPLSALTKNPKLTLNTDEKVPF comes from the coding sequence ATGAAACATATATATATAACACTACTGTCGCTTATGATGTTAACCGTAACATCTTGCGAAGATTATACCGATGTTACACCAAAAGGAGCTCTAGTTATAGAAACTCCAGAACAATTTCTTGAATTGGTATCATTGCCAAATAGAGGTTATCCAATTAATAACTTTCAATATTTGTCTGATGATCAATGGATGAGAGAAGCCAACGTAATCGGAAGAACTCCAAACATTGACATCATTAATTTTACTTTTGATGAAAGTGTAGATCGCGTCTCGTTGTTGACAGGTTCAAGTTTTTACAATCAAGCTTATACCTATATCAACAGATGGAATACGATTATTTCTTTAGTTGACAATAGTAAAGGAGATGAAAGCATTAAACAATTAGCGAAAGCAGAAGCTAAAATTTTTAGAGCTTACGATCACTTTTTATTGATTAATACTTATGCTAAAGGTTACGATCCTCAAACCGCTGCTACAGATGGAGGTATTTGTATCATGGATAAATTTGATTTAGAAGCGCAACCTACAAAATCTACTGTAGCACAGGTTTACGATTTTATTCAAAAAGATATCGAAGATGCGTTACCATATATTAAAGAAAAACCAGTAGATGTTTATCATCCTTCTTTAGCATTTGCTTATGCTTTTAAAGCTAAAGTTCATTTGTTTAAACGTGAAATTGCTCAAGCACAAGCGGCGGCAGAAAAATCATTAACTTATAATAATCAAATATTTGATTTAGTGGCTTATAACGCTCAAGGCGGACCAACTGCTGTTGCTGTTCCTGCAGCAAATAATGTAGAAGTTTTGAGTTATATGTACATGACAGGTTATAATGAAATGAACTTTGCACAAAGCTACATCATCAGTCCAGAACTGAGAGCTTTATTCGGAACTAACGATGCTCGTTTTAATTTGTTTTTCAATTCTACAAGTACAACAAATTTAGATATAGGCTCGGGAACTGCTTATTGGGCAACGCAATACACAAGATTCTTTTATCCAACAGTTGGAATGAAAACGCCTGAAGTATATTTAATTCTAGCCGAATGTTATGCAAGAGATAATAAACTTGCAGAAGCAGTTGACGTTTTAAATAAATTAAGAGCAAAACGTATTGTATCAGGAACTGTAAATCTAACTGTTCCTGCAACAAGAAAAGAAACAATGCAACTCGTTATAAACGAGCGCAGAAAAGAATTGCTTTTAGGATTTAATCGATTTTTTGACTTAAAAAGATTAAATACTGAAACGGAATATGCTAAAACAGTTACGAGAGTATTTCCAATCGTAAATAAAACAGTTCCGCAAAAGACGTATACTTTACAGCCAAATTCTAGATTATACATTGTGCCGTTTCCATTAAGTGCATTAACAAAGAATCCAAAACTTACATTAAACACAGACGAGAAAGTTCCGTTTTAA
- a CDS encoding zinc-dependent metalloprotease, whose product MKKLFIMLIMLAVGQHGFAQTPEKKADTTSTQPKGMLAYNKVITDKAKNKSGLFTISQVDTKYYFQIPDTLFNRYMLVVTRYLSTPEGMGIFGGEKANEQTIYFEKGSNNTVYLRSLQYKQDVRSSDSMLAKALAGSNENPIVAAFPIKTTNPDTGEVVIDVTEAFKKDNAMFSIGSTEKTEKKLSSLADDKSFVESIDTYPINIEVKTTKTYTSSTASSGSVTLRLNTSIVLLPKTPMRKRFFDERVGYFANKYVLFDDDEQRAQKKFIVQRYRLEPKDKDIKKYLRGELVEPKKQIVYYIDPATPKKWRPYLIAGINDWQKAFEAAGFKNAIVGKEWPEDDKTMSLEDARYSVVRYLASETPNAYGPRISDPRSGEIMESHVGWYHNVMKLVQRWYMIQAGPLDPRARKMHLDDELMGQLIRFVSSHEIGHTIGLRHNMGASSATPVEKLRDKKWVEANGHTVSIMDYARFNYVAQPEDNISSKGIYPRIGSYDKWAVQWGYKYYPNAKDEFEEEKTLAKLTTDSLTANPKLWFGGEGKDEDPRSQSEDLGDDSVKASDYGIKNLKRVVPNLVQWTYQPNDAYDNLADMHKAVVLQYSRYLYHVLKNIGNNYVTKRTVDEKGTVYQPIPKAKVKAAIDYVGRQLFIAPLWMYPTEIEQLIPLKTADQIADQQNQVLNMLLSSGMLYNISVKSIQFEGAYTVPEFLNDLQQTVWVKFSGDEKQDFYRRSLQRSYVEKLGMLLLPKELEPGKAANTAQRSDVNLYGKQHLLKLKEDVTKLMNGTTGLSKDHYESILIDIEKIITKLDKPTS is encoded by the coding sequence ATGAAAAAACTATTTATAATGCTAATCATGCTGGCTGTTGGTCAGCATGGTTTTGCTCAAACTCCAGAAAAAAAAGCCGATACTACAAGTACTCAGCCAAAAGGAATGTTGGCTTACAACAAAGTCATTACCGATAAAGCTAAAAACAAATCAGGTCTTTTTACAATTAGTCAGGTCGATACAAAGTATTATTTTCAAATTCCTGATACTTTATTTAATAGATATATGTTGGTGGTAACCCGATATTTATCTACGCCAGAAGGAATGGGAATTTTTGGTGGAGAAAAAGCAAACGAACAAACTATTTACTTTGAAAAAGGATCTAATAACACCGTTTATTTGAGATCGTTACAATACAAGCAAGATGTTCGTTCTTCAGATTCGATGCTCGCAAAAGCATTGGCAGGAAGTAACGAAAATCCGATTGTGGCAGCTTTTCCAATAAAAACAACTAATCCAGATACTGGTGAAGTTGTAATAGATGTAACCGAAGCTTTCAAAAAAGATAATGCAATGTTTTCTATCGGAAGTACAGAGAAAACAGAAAAAAAATTAAGTTCACTTGCTGATGATAAATCTTTTGTTGAAAGTATAGATACCTACCCAATTAATATTGAAGTTAAAACAACAAAGACTTACACAAGTTCTACGGCAAGTAGCGGAAGTGTTACATTGAGATTAAACACTTCAATTGTATTGCTTCCGAAAACGCCAATGCGTAAACGTTTTTTTGATGAGAGAGTAGGTTATTTTGCGAATAAATATGTTTTGTTTGATGACGATGAGCAGCGTGCGCAGAAAAAATTCATTGTGCAGCGTTACCGTTTAGAGCCTAAAGACAAAGACATTAAAAAATATCTAAGAGGCGAATTGGTTGAACCAAAAAAGCAAATTGTTTATTACATCGATCCTGCAACGCCAAAAAAATGGAGACCATATTTAATTGCTGGAATTAACGATTGGCAGAAAGCTTTTGAAGCTGCTGGTTTTAAAAATGCAATTGTTGGTAAAGAATGGCCAGAAGATGATAAAACAATGAGTTTAGAAGATGCAAGATATTCTGTAGTAAGATATTTAGCTTCTGAAACACCAAATGCTTATGGCCCAAGAATAAGTGATCCGAGAAGTGGAGAAATTATGGAAAGCCACGTTGGCTGGTATCATAATGTGATGAAATTGGTACAAAGATGGTATATGATTCAAGCGGGGCCTTTAGATCCGAGAGCTAGAAAAATGCATTTAGATGATGAATTAATGGGACAATTAATTCGTTTTGTTTCTTCGCATGAAATTGGACATACAATTGGTTTGCGCCACAACATGGGAGCGAGCAGTGCAACGCCTGTAGAAAAACTTCGTGATAAAAAATGGGTTGAAGCAAACGGACACACCGTTTCTATTATGGATTATGCTCGTTTTAATTATGTAGCACAACCAGAAGATAATATTAGTTCAAAAGGAATTTACCCACGTATTGGGAGCTACGATAAATGGGCAGTTCAATGGGGTTACAAATATTATCCAAATGCTAAAGATGAGTTTGAAGAAGAAAAAACGTTAGCAAAATTAACAACAGATAGTTTAACTGCAAATCCGAAATTATGGTTTGGAGGTGAAGGAAAAGACGAAGATCCGAGAAGCCAATCAGAAGATCTTGGTGATGATTCAGTAAAGGCAAGCGATTACGGAATTAAAAACCTAAAACGCGTAGTTCCAAATCTGGTTCAATGGACGTATCAGCCAAACGATGCTTATGACAATTTAGCCGATATGCATAAAGCAGTTGTATTACAATACAGCCGCTATTTATATCATGTACTAAAAAATATTGGTAATAATTATGTAACCAAAAGAACAGTTGACGAAAAAGGCACAGTTTATCAGCCAATTCCAAAAGCAAAAGTAAAAGCAGCGATTGATTATGTTGGCAGACAATTGTTTATCGCACCTTTATGGATGTATCCAACAGAAATTGAACAGCTTATTCCGTTAAAAACGGCAGACCAAATAGCAGATCAGCAGAATCAGGTTTTAAATATGCTTTTAAGTTCTGGAATGCTTTACAATATCAGTGTAAAATCAATTCAGTTTGAAGGTGCTTATACAGTTCCAGAATTTTTAAATGATTTACAGCAAACGGTTTGGGTAAAATTCAGCGGAGATGAAAAGCAAGATTTTTATAGAAGAAGTTTGCAACGTAGTTATGTTGAAAAACTTGGAATGCTGTTGTTACCAAAAGAGTTAGAACCAGGTAAAGCAGCAAATACAGCACAACGTAGTGATGTGAATTTGTATGGGAAACAGCATCTTTTAAAATTAAAAGAGGATGTTACAAAGCTTATGAATGGAACTACAGGATTAAGCAAAGATCATTACGAAAGTATTCTGATAGACATCGAAAAAATTATTACAAAATTAGATAAACCTACATCATGA
- a CDS encoding DUF3347 domain-containing protein: MKKLVVLAFLFLSGFAQAQLTSKEEVTPELVEKREAQKKEITKNYLALKNSFLVSDSLAVAKNAEALKNSLKNFRFKKLSLEKMNEATTSRKEIIELADQLIANKNINKQRKVFETLSVKYWEQASKFKAADAMLYLQICPMTGAVWTSDSKEIKNPYYPKNMLTCGEVKASL, translated from the coding sequence ATGAAAAAATTAGTAGTTCTAGCATTTCTTTTCTTAAGTGGATTTGCTCAAGCTCAATTAACATCAAAAGAAGAAGTAACTCCTGAATTGGTAGAAAAGAGAGAAGCACAGAAAAAAGAAATCACAAAAAATTACTTGGCTCTAAAAAATAGTTTTTTAGTTTCAGATAGTCTTGCCGTTGCTAAAAATGCAGAAGCATTGAAAAACTCGTTAAAGAATTTCAGATTTAAAAAATTAAGTCTTGAAAAAATGAACGAAGCAACAACATCAAGAAAAGAAATTATTGAATTAGCAGATCAGCTTATCGCGAATAAAAATATCAATAAACAGCGTAAAGTTTTTGAAACGCTTTCTGTGAAATATTGGGAACAAGCATCAAAATTTAAAGCTGCAGACGCAATGCTATATTTACAGATTTGCCCAATGACAGGCGCAGTTTGGACAAGTGATAGCAAAGAAATTAAAAACCCATATTATCCAAAAAATATGCTGACTTGTGGTGAAGTAAAAGCAAGTTTATAA
- a CDS encoding ring-cleaving dioxygenase: protein MENKILGLHHITAIAGDAKRNFNFYSNILGLRFIKKTVNFDDPGTYHFYFGDEVGSAGTILTFFPWGEGIQQGRKGSGMATEIGYSVPKGSLDFWQKRFEKYNVIYNKPSEKFGEKYLTFLDPDGLKLELIESKTEDNRKAWETDEVKADVATKGFHNITLTLNDIKPTAAILTEIFGYKLIDQDVNRYRYATDAVENAAIVDLVELSDEKRGLNANGTVHHVAFRVKNDEILMHFREKIEEYGLSITPQIDRQYFHSLYFREPGGVLFEIATDNPGFTVDESLEELGKNLKLPAQYESHRKSIEDHLVKIN, encoded by the coding sequence ATGGAAAATAAAATTTTAGGCTTACACCATATTACTGCAATTGCAGGTGACGCAAAACGAAACTTCAACTTTTACTCAAACATATTAGGATTAAGATTTATCAAAAAAACAGTAAATTTTGATGATCCAGGAACTTACCATTTTTACTTTGGTGACGAAGTTGGAAGCGCAGGAACTATTTTGACATTTTTCCCTTGGGGAGAAGGAATTCAGCAAGGAAGAAAAGGTTCTGGAATGGCAACTGAAATTGGCTATTCTGTACCAAAAGGAAGCTTGGATTTCTGGCAAAAACGTTTTGAGAAATACAATGTAATTTACAATAAACCTTCTGAAAAATTCGGTGAAAAATACTTGACTTTCTTAGATCCAGACGGATTAAAATTAGAGTTAATCGAATCTAAAACAGAAGACAACAGAAAAGCTTGGGAAACTGACGAAGTAAAAGCTGATGTTGCAACAAAAGGTTTTCATAACATTACTTTGACTTTAAATGATATTAAACCAACTGCTGCGATTTTAACTGAAATATTTGGTTATAAATTAATCGATCAAGACGTAAACCGTTATCGTTATGCAACAGATGCTGTAGAAAATGCCGCAATTGTAGATTTGGTGGAATTAAGTGATGAAAAACGCGGTTTAAACGCAAACGGAACTGTTCACCACGTGGCTTTCCGTGTCAAAAATGATGAAATTTTAATGCACTTCCGTGAAAAAATCGAAGAATACGGATTGTCAATTACACCACAAATCGACAGACAATATTTCCATTCTCTATATTTTAGAGAACCAGGCGGAGTTTTGTTCGAAATTGCAACTGATAATCCCGGATTTACAGTAGATGAAAGCTTGGAAGAATTGGGTAAAAACTTGAAACTTCCAGCTCAATATGAATCACACAGAAAATCTATTGAAGATCATTTGGTTAAAATAAATTAA
- a CDS encoding alpha/beta hydrolase, producing the protein MNTEIITDGVPLNEAKKALIMIHGRGAGAHDILSIAKHLKVEDFALVAPQAENRTWYPYSFLAPLNENEPSFSKSLEAIHQVVVAIQQNGIEKENIYFLGFSQGACLALEFTTRNVAKYGGIVAFTGGLIGDKIYENHYSGNFENTPVFIGTSDPDFHVPVERVNDTETLMTKMGADVTKKIYPNMGHTISQDEVNCANALVFNKK; encoded by the coding sequence ATGAATACAGAAATAATAACAGACGGTGTTCCTCTAAATGAAGCAAAAAAAGCATTAATTATGATTCACGGTCGTGGTGCCGGAGCGCATGATATTCTGTCGATTGCAAAACATCTTAAAGTGGAAGATTTTGCTTTAGTGGCGCCTCAGGCAGAAAACAGAACTTGGTATCCGTATTCGTTTTTAGCGCCTCTAAACGAAAATGAGCCTTCGTTTTCAAAGTCGCTTGAAGCTATTCATCAAGTTGTGGTCGCAATTCAGCAAAACGGAATCGAAAAGGAAAACATCTATTTCTTAGGATTTTCTCAAGGCGCTTGTCTTGCTTTAGAATTTACAACAAGAAATGTTGCTAAATATGGTGGAATCGTAGCTTTTACAGGCGGATTAATTGGCGACAAGATTTATGAAAATCATTATTCAGGAAATTTTGAAAATACACCTGTTTTTATCGGAACCAGCGATCCAGATTTTCATGTTCCTGTAGAAAGAGTAAATGATACTGAAACGCTTATGACAAAAATGGGTGCAGATGTTACTAAAAAAATCTATCCGAATATGGGACATACAATTAGCCAAGACGAAGTTAATTGTGCAAACGCTTTGGTTTTCAATAAAAAATAA
- a CDS encoding GNAT family N-acetyltransferase translates to METIKLELDEKQHGAFNLYVDGKKLGEMTVSLKPDLLTVYHTGVEPEAEGKGYAKKLLEEMVSYVRANNLKVLPLCPYVHAQFKRHPDEYEDIWKK, encoded by the coding sequence ATGGAAACAATAAAATTAGAATTAGACGAAAAACAGCATGGTGCTTTTAATCTTTATGTTGATGGCAAAAAATTAGGCGAAATGACTGTAAGCCTTAAACCTGATTTGCTTACGGTTTATCACACTGGAGTTGAACCAGAAGCCGAAGGAAAAGGCTACGCCAAAAAACTTTTGGAAGAAATGGTATCGTATGTACGCGCTAATAATTTAAAAGTTTTACCGCTTTGTCCTTATGTTCATGCTCAATTTAAAAGGCATCCAGATGAATATGAAGATATTTGGAAAAAGTAG
- a CDS encoding alpha/beta fold hydrolase, with the protein MSTFTVKDGTEIYYKDWGNGQPIVFHHGWPLSSDDWDAQMMFFLKKGYRVIAHDRRGHGRSGQASEGNNMETYASDIAELTEALDLKDAIHVGHSTGGGEVIRYAAKYGKGRVAKAVIISAVTPIMIQNESNPEGVPLSVFDEIRQGTGFNRAQYFYDFPIPFYGWNREGQTVQEGIKHNWWRQGMMGSVLSHYEGIKAFSESDFTEDLKSLDIPVLVLHGEDDQIVPYAQAPRAAKLLKNSKLISYPGFPHGMPTTEAETINKDILDFIK; encoded by the coding sequence ATGAGCACATTTACAGTAAAAGACGGAACAGAAATTTATTACAAAGATTGGGGAAATGGACAACCAATTGTTTTTCATCACGGATGGCCTTTATCAAGCGATGATTGGGACGCACAAATGATGTTTTTCCTAAAAAAAGGTTACAGAGTTATTGCACACGATCGCCGCGGACACGGTCGTTCTGGTCAAGCCTCTGAAGGAAATAATATGGAAACTTACGCATCTGATATTGCCGAACTAACTGAAGCATTAGATTTAAAAGATGCAATTCATGTAGGACACTCAACTGGTGGCGGAGAAGTAATTCGTTACGCAGCAAAATACGGAAAAGGTCGTGTTGCAAAAGCAGTTATTATTAGTGCTGTAACACCAATTATGATTCAAAATGAATCTAATCCTGAAGGTGTGCCATTATCTGTTTTTGATGAAATTAGACAAGGAACTGGATTTAATAGAGCGCAATATTTTTATGATTTTCCTATTCCTTTTTACGGATGGAATCGCGAAGGACAAACTGTTCAAGAAGGTATTAAACACAATTGGTGGCGTCAAGGAATGATGGGTTCTGTTTTATCTCATTATGAAGGAATTAAAGCCTTTTCGGAATCAGATTTTACAGAAGATCTGAAAAGTTTAGACATTCCAGTTTTGGTTTTACACGGAGAAGACGACCAAATTGTACCTTATGCACAAGCACCTAGAGCTGCAAAATTGCTTAAAAACAGCAAATTAATTTCTTATCCAGGATTTCCACACGGAATGCCGACTACAGAAGCTGAAACAATTAATAAGGATATTTTAGATTTCATAAAATAA